The proteins below are encoded in one region of Candidatus Cloacimonadota bacterium:
- a CDS encoding HTH domain-containing protein, with protein MAEIVRLYKIEGWTQQQLADKFNVSRSCIQTKVKSS; from the coding sequence GTGGCTGAGATCGTTCGTTTGTATAAAATCGAAGGTTGGACACAACAACAACTTGCCGATAAATTCAACGTGAGCAGGAGTTGTATTCAGACCAAAGTAAAAAGTTCTTGA